Within Homo sapiens chromosome 2, GRCh38.p14 Primary Assembly, the genomic segment gttagccatttgtctaatcttttttcaaggtttttagcttctttgtgatgggttcaaacatcctcctttagctcgcaGTGTGTTATtactgatcgtctgaagccttcttctctcaactcatcaaattcattctccgtccagctttgttccattgctcgcgaggagctgcattcctttggagaagaggtgctctgatttttagaattttcagcttttctgctctggtttctccccatctttgtggttttatctacctttggtctttgatgatggtgatgtacagatagggttttggtgtggatgtcctttctgtttgttagttttctttttaacagtcaggaccctcagctgcaggtctgttggagtttgctggaggtccactccagccTGATCCTTGCTCtagaagcttcatctcagaggggcacccagtggtatgaggtgtcagtcagcccctactgggaggtgcctcccagttatgctacttgggggtcagggacccacttgaggacgtagtctgtctgttctcagatctcaaactccgtgctgggaaaaccactactctcttcaaagctgtcagacagggacgtttaagtctgcagaagtttctgctgccttttgtccagctatgccctgcccccagaggtggagtccacagaggcaggcaggcaggcctccttgagctgtggtgggctccacccatttcgagcttcctggctgctttgtttacctactcaagcctcagcaatgacagacgcccctcccccagccttgctgccgccttgcagttggatttcagactgctgtgctagcagtgagcgaggctccgtgggtgtgggaccctccaagccaggaaCAGgctataatctcctggtgtgccatttgctaagaccgttggaaaagcacagtattagggtgggagtgttctgattttccaggtactgtctatcatggcttcccttggctaggaaagggaattcccccaccccttgcacttcccgggtgaggcgatgcccctcCCTTCTTTGGCTCATGccccgtgggctgcacccactgtccgacaagccccagtgagatgaacctggtacctcagctggaaatgcagaaatcacctgtcttctgcgttgctcacgctgggagctgtagactgcagctattcctattcagccatcttggaactccCCCTCCTACCCTATCTAATTTTCACATCGGTGCTGCAACGTAGGGAAGTGGCTAAATCTTTATCCCATTTACAAATGAATACACTTTCCCTTGATCACACAGCCGGAGAGAGTAGCGAAGCTGGAATTCAAATGCAGCCCTTTGTCTTTCCATATTGCAATCCTGCTTTCAACTACCAAAGATGTTTTGCTGCTTTTTTCACAAAATGGAAGATGACAAAATACATTCCCCAGCCCTCCATTCTACCCACGTGGAAGTATGAATGATGGGTTGTATTAGTGTCCTAGGTTTGCTGTAACCAAGAACCACAGACTGGTTGGCGTAAAtgacacaaatttattttctcgcAATCCTGGAGAGTCAGCATcagagatcaaggtgccagcagggttggttccttctgagtgCTAGGAGAGAAAGATCTATTCCAGGTCTacgatggttaattttacatgttGACGTCAGTGAGCCATTGGATGGCCAGATCTCTgattaaatgttatttctgggtgtttctggaagagattaacatttgaattggtggactgagtaaagcagtCTGCCCTCCTCAATGTGGGTGGGATTCATCCACTCCACTGAGGGCCTAAATGGAACAAGGCAGACTGCCAGTTGAACTGGTGCTCTCAATTCAATTGCCTGACTACATGAGGTGATCCGTCAGTCTTCTCCTGACCTTGGACTGGGACTTCCACCATcagtgctcctggttctcaggcctttgcgCTCAGACTGGAATTTATACCACCCGCTTTCCAGGGACACCAGCTTGCAGATGGGAGATCAtaaaacttctcagcctccataattgcatgagccaattctgtgtaataaatgtcattttatgtttctttggagaaccctaatacaatgcCGGTCTCCTTGGTTTGTAGATAGCCATTTTCTCCCTTGTCTTCACATCATcatcttcttacaaggacaccagtcatactggattaggatcCCACCCTAATGATCTCACTTTCACTTAATCACCTCtataaagaccctgtctccaaataaggtcacattctgaggtactgggggctGGGAGTTAatacttcaacatatgaattttgggaagagAGGGGGACCTGGTTTAGCCCATAACAGGGTTTGTGGAGCTGTGACTCATTTCCAACacaatcttcatttaaaaaaggaaCCCAAGGAAATGGATTTCAAATGGTGGAATTCTGAGTTGCATGAGTTGGAACTCTAGTTTTCAAAGCCATCCTTATGGGCAGCAAAGGCCCATCCTGCAGTTCTTAATGTTAGCATGTTACTACCTCAAAGGTGTCACACCCTCCACCAAAGGGGCCCTAGCAACTTGTAGAATGTAGGCTATGATGACGACAGGGGATTGTGATGGTGGCCAGGCTGTGGAATCTGGTGAGGCCAAATGTCAGCACCTCAAATGATGTCTTGTGACCCCACCTGGCAGCGTTCTGGTTTTCTGGATGGCAGCAGAGGACAGGGAGATGATGGAAGCCCGGGGTGCGGGAGAAAGTTGCCCGACCTTCCCCAAGATGGTGCCTGGTGACTCCAAGTCTGAAGGGAAGCCAAGGGCTTATCTGGTAAGGGGGCTGCTGTGTCTCACCACCCCCGCCTATTCCGTCAGGGGGAGCAAGAATACTGTAGGAACACATGCTTTGAGCTTCCAGACAACTGCCAAGAACATCAGGTGACATGTACCCCAGCCCTGTAACTGGCACCAGCTGTCACCAGGGACCAGGTAGCCCTCCATAAGATTGTGAAGTCATATGAAGCTGGGTTTGGTCTCCTCTATCTACCTCCCCACTTGGGGTCCTTTCCTTGCTGGGTGGATAGGACCTGGCTCCCCACCATAGCCCTCTTCCTGGTCCCCAAATATTTAGGTTCTCTCAATTCAGACCCTGggtttctttctccctctgtaaCTTCCTGAAGACCTGGCATCTAACTGACCTCAAAGTCAGGTAGAGTTGAGGATGGGCCCGGAAGTTGCCTCTTTGGTGATCAGAAAAATCACTAGAAAAATGGACATCAATCTACTCAACTCCCAGTGCCTCCACTTGCAACTTTAGGGCACTATTACTTTGTGCTAGTTTGCCCTCTCCTTGACCCGCAGGTCCTGACAACTCCCGGTAAGAGCACTTCTAATAAGAATTCAGCCTAGATCTTTACAATTCAAACACCCCAGTCCACTGCGGCCTGGGGCTGCGGGAGTTCCATGGGGTCAGGGGCAGCCCCATCCTGACTCTTCAAGGTacctcccctccctgcttcccctaCGCCAGGAGGCAGAGTCCCAGAAGCCAGACTCCTCCTATGACTACTTGGAAGAGATGGAAGCTTGTGAGGACGGAGGCTGCCAAGGGCCGCTTAAATCGCTGTCCCCCAAGTCCTGCCGTGCTACCAAAGGCCAGGCTGGCGACGGACCCAAACCCGCAGAGCTGCCCCCGACCCCTGGGACTGAGCGCAATCCCGAGATGGAGCTGGAGAAGGTGCGCATGGAGTTCGAGCTCACGCGGCTCAAGTACCTGCATGAGAAGAACCAGCGGCAGCGGCAGCACGAGGTGGTGATGGAGCAGCTGCAGCGGGAGCGGCAGCACGAGGTGGTGATGGAGCAGCTGCAGCAAGAGGCGGCGCCCCGCCTGGTGGGTGACAAGGAACGGGGcactgggaggagggaggcctgGAGCTGAAGTCCCATGGGGCCTGGAGCAGGCGCCCACCTTCCCTGCTTTGCGCGGCACCCCACCCTGCAGATCCTGGATCTCGGCTGAAAGGGGCTGAGCATCCACTCGGGCGGTCTCCAGCCCTCTCCGCCTTGGCTCACTTCCAGAGATGTCTGCTCACTGCCTTAAAGCTCGCTACCCTACCTGGCCAGCTCTGTTAAACAGAGCTTCCACGGGAAGCTGAGATGTGACTCTCTAAGGAGAGCTGAGGCCGGGAGGGTCCCCAGAACCACATCGCCCACCCGACAGCCTTTTTGGTAGCTTCAAGGAAAAGTCTTCAACATTTCCTCCCTCTTCCACCGCTCACAAGTCCTCTCTGCATCTCTTAAAATTTGATGCCTGGAGACTAGACCCAGAATCCCCACTGCACCCTGGCCAGTGGATTTTGATAGAACCATCACCTCCCCGATCAGGGCTATGTTTATTCTGTTGGATCATACTGCCTTCTAGTCAACTGAAACAGCCATCTTTTCACAAGAAGTACACCACTGTTCCCTAATCTGTATTAAATGGGGGATAAGAATGCCTACTTGAGATTAAATGGGATGTGAAGAGCTTAGCACAGTGGCTAGGCTATCATAAGCATTCAATAGTGGAAGATGTTGTTTAAAGCAGTGTTTCCTGCACTTTAAAGTCAGAAAGTCCTGGATTAAAATGCCAGTTATAAACTCCCTGACATTGGGCAAATTACTAATTTCCTTTGAGCTTTGGCTTGCTCATCCATGAagtagtacctacctcacagggttgttgtcaGGAATCAATGAGAGAACACACGCAAAGCACTTTGCAATTAGCCCAGCACATtaggtaagcactcaataaacgtTAGCTACTACCATTTTTATGTACTCATGCAATTCACTTCTTGACCCAAATGcaacaacatacatttatcaCTTTTCAGTTTTATTGGGATATGATGTATTAGCTGTGCTTCCCAGCTCTGAGTCATCCTCAGTTCTGAGAACCATGCCTTCTGCCTTTATCCAAATCATTGCTGTAATTGTTGAGGAGGAAATGACCTAAAGTAAATACCACTAAATGTCTCTGTATAGGTTGGCAATGTTCCATTAATCATCACCCTTGAGTTACATTTTATCCTGCTCACATTTCTCCACCTTATCCAAAAAACGGAGACGCACTGTCAAATGGTTTCCCAAAATTAAGATATTACATTACCTATAGCATTTCCCCAATTGACTGGtccagttttgtttctgtttttttaagaaagtaaGGTTGGTTTTGCATCATTTGTTCTCAATGAGCACGTGCTGGCTTCTTaaacaattatctttttttctgttcacaAAATACCTGCTTCATTATAAACATGAAATGATTTCACTGAACTCAGTCAAGCTTACTGAACTTGGATTTCCAGAATcttcccctgcccccacaccctTTTTGAAAAGTCTAGAAAACATTTGCCTATTGCTTAGACTTTAGCACACTTCCTAATATTTTTGAATTCTAAGTTCCATTTGCAAACTTGTGACTTTTCTCAGTAGCCTGGGATAAAATCTGTCACAAAGTGGAACCTGAAACTATTTAAAGCAGATATGATATTGTAACTATGCCTTTGGCCTGTGTCTCCTCCTAACCATATTTATTTTACCCCCTTTTCAGTTTGAAAATCTTTCTCCTTGCTGGATGAGATGGAAATCTTTGGTATATAGtcctctctctatttctctcttctgctCAAGAATTAGAACAttgaaagtattttgaaaagtCTAAAGGGTTTCAcaagcactttcttttttaatgaaagtcATAATGATCACTCATCAGCATTTCAGACTGAAACACGTGCAGACTGCAGACAGGTGGCAAAGTCCAGGGGTCCAGAGCCATACTGAGCCTGCAGAGAACCGTCGGGTCAGCCCCGTCCTCCACTCCCATTAGAACACTGGATTGCTTCCTCTGGTCTCCAACCTTCCTAGCTATTCATTTTAGAGGCAGCATCATCAGGTCATTTTCTGTCCCCTCAGTTTGGTCTAGTTGCCCTCACATTTTATGCAGCTGTTTCAACAGTGATGTGTCCCCATCCTCCAGCCTTTGGTGATAGTTTACAAAAGTGCTTACTTTTTGTGCATTTACTAAAAATTGGGGAGTTGACTTGATGTTGtaccttcctctcttctctttttctgggaGGGTGAATAGATGGACGGACAGAGAGAGTGTATTGAATTGAAAATACCTCTTTGAGTGTGTTTCTAGCTAGTTTAGGGCATCTCGGTCCCTGCCACCTGGTGCTTTCCAAAAATATGCCatgatttttacaaatattttaaaaaataatgcatggGTTATGCCCTCTTAACTATGGATCAAAATAATATCAGCTTTTGCCTTACTTATACATTGATACTTTCTACAGTTAAAATGAAGACTGTTGGGCCCCAGTTATATAGATTCAAGAAAAGAGCAACCCACAGACAGAATTAGCCAGACAACTCAAGCTGCTTTCCCCCAGCCCAAATACTCTGAGGGTTTAGGGAGACCCCATCACCTATCTCTCAGCACCTGCCTCCAAGAGACACCAAACCCTGGACTGAAGGACCATGGGCTGACCCACGTGATATGTGTCAGGACCCAGGGAGTGAGAAACAGTCATTTATATGCAAGGGACACCATGTCATTGGGCCACTGTCCAGGAAACTAGGTTGAATGTCAGGGCACTGTGAGAGAACACTCCCAAGACCCAACATCCACATGTGGGGCTCTTGGAGTCAGAGGGAGAAGACCCACGTGTGTGGCTCCAATGGGCCGTACAGAccataaagagaaaggaaggtgGTGGCCTGGCGCCCCAGTCAGGAGGGATAAGAGCagctcaaaaagtaaaaaatgatgagttccttcTATGTGCTAGTTACCTGACTAGGAATGTTCATTATCTCACTTTTCCTCCTTgtgatcttttgttttgttttatttttttaagaaacaggatcttgctgtctcacccaggctgaagttagTGGCATGAGCATAGCTCACCATAACcccgaactc encodes:
- the TMEM247 gene encoding transmembrane protein 247 (stop codon completed by the addition of 3' A residue to the mRNA), with the translated sequence MAAEDREMMEARGAGESCPTFPKMVPGDSKSEGKPRAYLEAESQKPDSSYDYLEEMEACEDGGCQGPLKSLSPKSCRATKGQAGDGPKPAELPPTPGTERNPEMELEKVRMEFELTRLKYLHEKNQRQRQHEVVMEQLQRERQHEVVMEQLQQEAAPRLFSGGLQNFLLPQNQFAMFLYCFIFIHIIYVTKEMVFFLFAKHYLFCIAAILLCLIKTFWS